A region of the Chitinophagaceae bacterium genome:
TGCGCACTATGGTTTTTGGTGAAGCACGACTCCAGTCGTGTGGTAACGAAGCAAGGTAAAGAAAAGCTAATCCCGCCTTTTGGGCTGTTTTTGTTGCGTTTTAACTGGCGAAGATGTGTAATGAACAAAAAACATTTGCCGGAAAACGATAACAATTATAATTTTAAATCGTTAAATTTGCACTATGACACATATACTCAAAGACATATTACAATTAAGTGTCCCGGAACGTATTTTAATGGTGGAAGCCATTTGGGACAGCATTGCTGATAATGATGATCAGGTGGAATTATCATCCCATGCGAAGCAGCTACTGGATGATAGACTTGAATCTCATAGCAGGAATCGAAACGAAGGGTCAAGTTGGCTTGAAGTAAAAGCAAGAATTAAGGATCAACTCTAATGTATAAGTTAATTGTCAAGCCTTTTGCTGAAGAAGATGCTGCAAAGGCAGCAGTTGTAACCGGCAAATAAACATGTTCTATTTTAGGAAACCATGTTGAGTATAACAGATATTTACAGGGCTTTTTTATGGAATATGTTTAATAAGCTCTAAAATCTCTTTATCGGAGAGGTTTTCAATTTCCGACTTGTCGTAAATGGAGAGGAGGTAAACAGTGTCATGTTTGAAAATCACATGCGTAATAATGCGAGCGCCGCCGGATTTACCTTTTCTTTTGCTTGCAATTGCAAGACGTATTTTATAGCAATTGTGCCCAATTGAAGTACCATTTTTGGGTTCTTTCTTTAGTTCTTTGATAAGGGTCTGAATTTCCTTTTTAAGAGAGGGGAATTTTTTAATCAGACGCCTGGCCTGTCGTTCAAAA
Encoded here:
- a CDS encoding addiction module protein, whose product is MTHILKDILQLSVPERILMVEAIWDSIADNDDQVELSSHAKQLLDDRLESHSRNRNEGSSWLEVKARIKDQL